In a single window of the Pocillopora verrucosa isolate sample1 chromosome 4, ASM3666991v2, whole genome shotgun sequence genome:
- the LOC131786652 gene encoding hydrogenase maturation factor HoxX-like yields the protein MLKNFLKPRFQPVLSRRFEPHLLNRPTVSCSLKPKKSLNILFFANKHNSLSQRMALELRKRQHNITVHEINEPVEMTKLAFDAQPDLILCPFLTKRIPEEVFSNPNIPCWIVHPGIEGDRGMSSIDWALYDREEEWGVSVLQAASEMDAGDIWSTKTFPVRRPEVNTLTKSSMYVNEVTQTAVKAVLEAIDNLLVGKAPRPLNYSNPQVRGICRPNMTKADRTVNWELPADEIACQIRMSDSAPGAVGRFRTKEADSDWDWTKDFRLFGARLEKGRLRFLPGKPGEILGQSHGSVLVKCGRGALWVSHLKKSKLKLPAMMWLKSQAPTVVDPSLSILYGSYPYTAQDIWTSMTSDGVCFVHFEFYNGAMSTSQCQRLVSVLRAVENNDFCKVMVLMGGRDVFSNGIHLNVIEAADDPVQESWRNINAINDVVRCIFSSRKITISALRGNAGAGGAMLALASDFAFARDGVVLNPHYKLMKLYGSEYHTYFLPKRVGQEKADELLSSAKPILASDAAEIGFLDGSVGDGVEEFESWIKEQASCLARTPLQSYIVREKNKKAQHQVTENIEECRSNELSIMARNFQDPEYHQARKNFVYH from the coding sequence ATGCTGAAAAATTTCCTTAAGCCTCGCTTCCAGCCTGTCCTTTCAAGACGATTTGAACCCCATTTGTTGAACCGACCAACGGTCTCATGCAGTCTCAAGCCAAAAAAGAGTCTTAACATCCTTTTCTTCGCAAACAAGCACAACAGCCTCAGCCAAAGGATGGCTCTAGAATTGAGAAAGAGACAACATAACATCACTGTGCACGAGATCAACGAGCCTGTAGAGATGACAAAGTTGGCTTTTGATGCCCAACCCGATCTCATTCTTTGTCCATTTCTTACCAAACGAATTCCAGAAGAAGTGTTTTCTAATCCCAACATCCCTTGCTGGATTGTTCATCCTGGAATCGAGGGCGACCGTGGCATGAGTTCCATTGACTGGGCCTTGTATGACAGGGAGGAGGAATGGGGAGTGAGCGTCCTTCAAGCGGCCTCGGAGATGGACGCAGGCGATATTTGGAGCACCAAAACCTTTCCTGTTAGGCGCCCCGAAGTCAACACACTTACCAAGTCGAGCATGTATGTGAATGAGGTTACACAAACAGCCGTGAAAGCTGTTCTGGAGGCCATAGATAATCTCCTGGTTGGAAAAGCACCCAGACCTCTTAACTACAGCAATCCACAAGTGAGGGGAATCTGCCGCCCTAACATGACCAAGGCTGACCGAACTGTGAACTGGGAATTGCCAGCTGACGAGATAGCCTGTCAGATTCGTATGTCTGATTCAGCACCAGGAGCCGTCGGTCGCTTTAGAACAAAAGAAGCAGATAGCGATTGGGACTGGACGAAGGATTTTCGCCTCTTTGGAGCACGTCTGGAGAAAGGAAGACTTAGATTCCTGCCGGGAAAACCTGGTGAAATACTGGGCCAAAGCCATGGATCTGTTCTGGTCAAGTGCGGCAGGGGAGCTCTATGGGTTTCACACCTGAAGAAGAGCAAGCTCAAACTTCCTGCTATGATGTGGTTAAAATCTCAAGCACCAACCGTGGTAGACCCCTCTCTATCTATTCTGTACGGCTCCTATCCTTACACAGCTCAGGACATCTGGACGAGTATGACATCTGACGGCGTCTGCTTTGTACACTTCGAGTTTTACAACGGAGCTATGAGCACTAGCCAATGTCAGCGTCTTGTTTCCGTTTTGCGGGCGGttgaaaataatgatttttgCAAGGTAATGGTTCTGATGGGTGGCCGAGATGTGTTCAGCAATGGTATCCACCTTAATGTTATCGAAGCAGCAGATGACCCAGTACAGGAATCATGGAGGAACATCAATGCTATTAACGATGTCGTGCGTTGTATCTTCTCCAGCAGAAAGATCACGATCTCAGCATTACGTGGCAACGCTGGAGCCGGTGGGGCCATGTTGGCTTTGGCTAGCGACTTCGCCTTTGCACGTGATGGGGTGGTGCTGAATCCTCACTATAAGCTAATGAAACTTTATGGTTCAGAATATCACACATACTTTCTGCCAAAGCGTGTGGGCCAAGAAAAGGCGGATGAGTTGTTGTCCAGTGCCAAACCCATCCTAGCCTCTGATGCCGCTGAAATTGGTTTTCTGGACGGAAGTGTTGGAGACGGTGTGGAGGAGTTTGAAAGCTGGATTAAGGAGCAAGCATCGTGCCTTGCCCGCACCCCTTTGCAGTCGTACATTGTCcgagaaaagaacaaaaaggcACAGCACCAAGTCACGGAGAACATCGAAGAATGTCGCTCAAATGAGCTCTCAATCATGGCGAGAAACTTTCAAGATCCCGAGTATCATCAAGCcagaaaaaactttgtttatCACTAA